The Thermotoga caldifontis AZM44c09 genomic interval GGGAAGCGACATGGGCAGGATCACCTTCAGCATGATGTCGAGTTCGCTCGCTCCATCCAGACGTGCGGCTTCTTCGTAATCCAAGGGTATCGCCTTCATGAATTGCGAGAGTATGAACACGGCCATCGAAGAAGGCAGGGCGGGGATGATTATGCCGAGCAGGTTGTTCACCAAACCGAACTTTCTGACCACCAGATACAGCGGTATCACGATCGCTGGGGTAGGTATCATGAAACCTGTCAGCGAGAGCAGATACAAAATCCTTCTTCCGGGGAATTCCATTCGACTCACCGCATAAGCCGCAGGAATGCAGATCACAAGGATGCCCACCGTTGCCCCCACGGACGAGATCAAGCTGTTCGTGAACCAGGCCCTCATTTTGGCTCTCTGAAGAACTATCTTGTAATTCTCCACGAACCATTGGCTCGGTATCCACTTGCCGGCGAGTATGTCCTTCTCGGTTTGAAAGTAAGCCAAGCTCATCCATATGAGTGGTACAAGATACAGCAAAGCGAGTGCGACCGCAAAGATCGTGAGTAGATACTTTTTGAGTCTCATTCATATCAGCTCCTCTTTGGCAGAGGTCATCATGAGACGGAGCTGTAAGTATGCGAACACGAGCATGACCAGGAAAAGCACGAAAGCCATGGCCTGCGCGTAGCCCATACGGAAGTATCGAAAGCCTTGTTCATACACGTACTGCATCAAGGTTCTGGTCCTACCGGCAGGCCCTCCACCGGTCATTATGTACACCTGACCGAAGATCTGTAACGATGCGATGATCTGTGTAACGAGTACCAGCACATGAACTCGCTTGAGGAGGGGAATCGTTATGTAGAACATTCTTTGGAAACCGTTCGCCCCATCCAACTCGGCTGCTTCGTAGTAAGAAGCAGGAATCTGCTGGAGACCCGCAAGGTAAAGTACAATACAAAAACCAATTGTCCACCAAACTGTGGTGATGACGATCGCCGGCATCGCCCACACTGGGTCTGCTAACCAGTTGATGGGTTGAAGCCCAACGGCTTTCATCATCCTTCCGATCAATCCAAAGTACGGGTTGTACAGCATTTGCCAGGTCAGACAAACCACGGATATGGTGAGTGTGTAAGGCAGATAAAAAGCGCTCCTGAGAAAACCTTTGAAACTGATCCTTGAATTTATCAACAAGGCTATGAGGAAGGAGAGTACCACGATTGGTGGCACCGTCAATATGACGAAATAGACTGTGTGCCACAGGCTCGACCAGAAAACTTTATCAGACATCATTCTTGTGAAATTTCCGAGGCCAATGTATTTCGGAGTTCCCAGAATGTCCCATTTGTAGAAGATCATCCTTATGGAGTTCACGAAAGGGATCAATCTGAAAACGAAGAGTAAGACACAGAAAGGTGCAAAAAGCAGGTATGCGAGCAGTGCATGTCTCCTTTTTCGATAAACCGCCATACTGTTTCACCTCACCCCAGGTCAGTAGAGAAAAGTAGAGAAAAAGGAGGGAGGAGATCCTCCCTCCCGTGAGCAGAAATGAGGCTTCAATCTTCCACGACCTGCTTGACGAAATCGATCAATTCCTTCGTTGCTGCCTCGGGTGTCATGTTCCCTAGAATCACTGCTTCTCCAATCTCCCACATCTTTTGTCTGACTTCAACCCATCCCTTCATGCTCGGTGCTGGAACCACCAAATTAGCGACATGTGCGTAGTCTTTTCTCATCGGTAATCCAAGGAACGCTTCCGAGTTCAGAACGTTCTTCAAAACTGGCAAATGACCGGCTTTCGCCCACTCTGCGGCATTTCTTGCGAACCACTCGATGAATTTCACCGCGGCTGCAATCTTCGCGGGATCGTCCTTCGGTTTCTTCGGAATCACCCAGGTGTGGCTGTCTGCCCAAGTGTAGGACTTGCTGCCAGGCAGAGCAGGTATGCTGGTCACACCGAACTCGAAATCTTTCAGAGTAGGATATACCGCCATCACCCAGACGCCGTTGAGATGGAACGGTGATTGGTTGTTCTGGAAGAGGGATTCGGCCGTATCATAGCTCATCGTTTTCATTATTCCGCTGGTGTAAAGGTTGCTGATGAATTCATAAGTCTTTTTCACCTTGTCGAACTCAAGCTTCAGGGTCTTCGTTTTTTCATCGTAAATCTGCCCACCGAGCTGTGTGTAATAAGCTATGAAGAGCCTCTCTCCCATCATGGCACCGATTTCGCTGCTGATTCCAACCTCAAGACCAAGTTTTTCTTTCGCCTGCTTCGCGTAACTCAGGAGTTCATCCCATGTCTTTGGCACCAGCACCTCGCCCTTTTCGCCCACCAAACCAGCTTGCCTCAGGAGCTTTTTATTGTAGTAAAGAACCAGTGGATGAGTATCGAAGGGTACTGCGTACAGTTTCCCTTCGTAGTGAGCCTTCGCTGCGATTTCGGGTACGTAATCTTGGAGTATCTCCTTCGACACGTACTTGTCGAGCGCGGTGAGCGCGCCTCTCGACGCAAAATCTGGTAGAACCGCGAGGTGCATGACAGACACATCCGGTGGATCTCCAGCCGAAATCGCTGTGATCAACTTGTTGTAGAGTTGACCCCATTCGACGATTTGCTCGACCACTTCGATGTCCGGATTTTCAGCGTTGAATTTCTTGATGAGTTCAGTGACCAGAAACCCTTCTCCGCCGCCAAAGAACGTCCATACCGTGATCGTAGTTTTTGCCGAGGCAAGGAGTACAAAGCTCAGCAAGAGAACGGCTACCAACAACCTTTTCATGCAATCACCCCCACTGATTGACTCATTGCTGTAATAACGATACCATGAACGTTCACATAAGTCAAAAGGCAAAAATCAATGAAAAAAGTAGCTATAACAAGCATACCGAAGATTCAAGTAAAAAAGTAACGCTAATGTGTCACGGTACTGAATTTTCTCCAGCAGGGCCCGTTCCTTAGATTTTTTGATCATTCAACCGTGAAGCCCTCCAGCCACACTTTCAATAGGCGCCCGATCAGCGTGTGACAAAGAACTCATTGTGGGAAAATTCGATATGTGCCACTCTTTAAGGATTCGGAGTGAGAAATCTTTCAACCTCGATTCTCTGATTGCAGACACCATGGCTCTGAAGGCTTCTATCGTCGTGATGCAAGGTATTCTGTTCTTGTGCACAGCGTTTCTGATTTTGTATCCGACGCTTCTTCGACTCTCAAACTTCAACGGTGCTTTGGCTTCCAGATCGAGCTGGGTATCTTCCTTACGTTCAGGCGATTGAGTGATGACCACCAGATCAACTTTATGTTGTTCTATCAAATCCACGACGTTTGGTCTCACCAAACTTTGGTACAACCGTGGCGGGAACGCCCACAGCGTTCAGGATTCTTGCTGTACCGTTGGTGGCGTAGATTTCGAATCCCAAATCGTAGAGACAAGAAACGAGTGGAACGATCTCTCGTTTGTCCTTGTCCCTGACGGTGCGAGGATTGCTTTTTTTGGAAACGAACTGCTGGCAGCTATCTGAGCCTTAGCAAACGCCTCGGCGAAAGTCCGACCGATTCCCATCACTTCGCCGGTAGATTTCATCTCCGGTCCGAGCAGAGCGTCCACGTTTGAAAACTTGTGGAACGGTATGACAACCTCTTTCACGGAATGGTACGCAGGCCACGGTGTTGGCAGCAGTTTGCCGGGAAAATCTTCCAGTTTCTCCAAACTTTCTTCCTCGTTCTGTATGGAAAGTAAGGTTTTAGGAGCTCGACGAGTTTCTTTCCCACGAGCACCTTCGCGGCGATCTTGGCCACCAATATTCCGATCGCCTTGCTCACGAATGGAAACGTTCTCGAGACTCTGGGATTCAGTTCGATCACGTGGATCTCTTCATTCTTGATGGCGAGCTGAAGTTTCTGTGTGTGAGGTGCATCTGGAATTCTTTCATCGTAGCGTTTCTGACAACCGTTGGAACTGTTTTTCTATGCTCGCTCACTGGTTTCGGCCTCGCCAAATACAGCTTCAAGGGCAGAACGCTCATTCTCCTCACGATACTGGCCACGATGATGATACCGTTCGAAGCCATAATGATTCCGCTGTATTTGATCGTCACAAGCTTGAAGATGCAGGACACCTATGCGGGATTGATCGTTCCGCTGTTGATGAACGCCTTCGGTGTGTTCATGATGAGGCAGTTCCTCGTCACGTTCCTCGATGAGCTCATAGACGCAGCGAGGATCGATGGCGTGAGTGAGCTTGGAATCTACTTCAGGATAATTCTTCCGAACAGCACACCAGCGCTCGCCACGCTCGGTGTTTTGACGTTCAGATCCCAGTGGGACAACCTCATATGGCCTCTCTTGATCGTCCAGAGTCCTGAAAAGTGTGCCATCCCTCTGTACATAATCCAGTTCGCCATGGAAAAGTACACCAACGAAGGAGCGATGATGGCAGCTGCCGTGATCGCCAGCATTCCCATGTTCGTTCTATTCCTCACCCTCACAAAGTACTTCGTCCCCGGCGCCGAGCTGTTCACAGCGAAGAAGGATTGAGCCGTCCCTTGGCGAATGGAGGGATCTCGAGTAGATCCGCATTTGTAGTGTGATAGGCTTTTTGTTCAACTTTTCAGCCAAATTTTTCTTTTTCATCGAGCAAAAATGCTATAATTTGCCCAACACGAACCTTTCAGGTTCGTGAAACCACTTCATGATCGCTTTCTCAGAGGAGGGTTGCGGATGACTGAGGTGAAAGGGCACAGCGTTTGGAGGTCGTACAGATTCCCCGTGGTCCTGTTGCTCTCCATCGTTATCGGTAGCGTTCTCGGCTTGATCCTGGGTAAAAGGGCCACCGTTCTACAACCACTCGGCGATGTTTTTCTGAACTTGATGTTCACCATCGTCGTACCCTTGGTCCTGGTCACCGTCACGAGCGCCGTTGCCAGCATGGCGAACTTGAGAAGGTTGGGTAAGATCCTCGGTACGATGCTCGCGGTGTTCATCATCACAGGATTGATAGCTGCTGTCATCACAACGATCGTCGTTGTGATCTATCCACCAGCCAAGGGGGTAAAGCTGGAACTTTCACAGGCTGAAGAGATTCAACTGTTGAAGACGGCTGACCAGATCGTGAGAGCGTTCACAGTGAACGATTTTCAGTCGCTACTTTCCAGAAGGAACATGATGCCCCTGATCGTCTTCTCGATCCTCCTCGGCTTGAGCATAAGCCTTTTGAAGGAGAAGGCTGAGCCGCTGGTTAAACTCTTGAATATCCTCTCAGAGGCGATGATCAAGATGATCTCCATCATCATGTACTACGCGCCGATCGGGTTGGGTGCGTACTTTGCCGCACTCGTTGGAGATTTCGGCCCACAGCTTCTGGGTGCTTACGGTAGGGCGATGCTGGTTTATTATCCACTTTCCATCGTATACTTTTTCATAGCGTTCGCTGCTTATTCCTACTTCGCCGCTGGTAAAGAGGGAACGAAGAAGTTCTTCAAGGCGATCTTCGAACCAGCCATCACTGCCCTCGCCACGCAGAGCAGTCTGGCCACGTTACCGGTGAACTTGAAAGCGGCGAAAAGACTCGGTGTACCGAAAGACATAAGGGAAATCGTTCTTCCCGTCGGTGCCACGATGCACATGGATGGTTCCTGCATCAGTGCCATACTCAAGATTTCTTTTCTCTTTGGCATATTCGGAATGCCTTTCAGTGGTATAGGAACGTTCGTGACGGCCTTCTTCGTTGCGGTGCTCAGTGGTGTTGTGATGTCAGGTGTTCCTGGTGGTGGACTCATTGGAGAGATGTTGATCGTTAGTCTGTACGGTTTTCCACCCGAAGCCTTCCCGATCATCGCGATGATAGGTTACTTGGTCGATCCTCCGGCAACCATGGTGAACGCCACGGGGGACACAGTTGCCGCGATGATGGTCACAAGGTTGCTCGAAGGAAAGGACTGGATGAAGAAGAAACTCACCGAAGCAGAAGCAGAGTGAACTGATCTGGGCGGACGACTGGCTGCATTTTTCATTCCTTGAGTTGTATAATCTTACCAACCAAGGGGGGATTAATATGAGGACCTCGGTCCTTTGCCTCATGTGCCTGGCTGGTCTGGTTTTTGCTCGGCAAATTTTTCTGTGCGAACATGAAATCTGGTGGCCGAGCGGACTCTGGAACGCGTTGTGGTGTTCCGTGACTGTGAAGGACGATGCAGGAGATTTCGTGAATGGATTGAAGGCTGAAGATTTTCAGATCGTTGAGAGAGCTTACGATGAAGCTGGAAGGTTCATCGCACAGAAGACGATCTCTCCACCTTTTGAAAGTTCTTCCTACACGTTCGGAGGCCCCGGCTTTTGGGAAAAATCGATCAACTCGGACAGACTCGACATAGCCTTCTTCATCGATGGCACCGGCTCTATGGAACCACACATCGAAAACATCAAAGAGCAGTTGCACGCCTTCCTCGATAGGCTGATCGAAGCGAACACGGACTTTCGAATGTTCGTGAGTTTGTACGAAACGGAGGGCGAACCGGAATGGCCCATTCCAAACTACCGGACGCGTTTCTTCGGGCCCATGATGGTCGATGAAATAAGAAGGGCCATCGACGAGATCGGCACCTGGGGTGAGTGGTGGAACCTCACCTGGGGTTATGACACGTTGCTCTGGTGTTTGAATCTAAATTGGAGAGACGATGCACGCAAGATCGTCGTGATCATAACCGACGTGTACACCGATTCGGTATACGGGCCAAACTGGTATTTCCGTTCGGGATGTGTGAGCAGTATGAGCGCTGCGGACATCGCGCTGAGGGAAAAGAACATTCAACTCTATTACTGTCAACCACTGGAAGATCGGATGGCGAAGGTTGAACTTGCAGAGTGCTACTCACCGAAGGTGAACGCCAAGGTGAAGGAAAACAACTTCGACGCGCTCGAAAGGATCAATCCCAGCGTGAAAAGGCTCGATTGGCCGTTCGATCAAAACCAGATAGAGTTGAAAGCCTTGCCTCTGGTGGATTCGAAATACTACCTCGCTTGGGTCAGCGACTGGACCGCTTATAGGTCCGTCAGCAAGATCGAGGTCGATGTTCTTTTGAAGGGTTCAAACGTCTCAACGCGCTTCGCATTCCAGCCTCAAGATGAAAACCTGCAGGCGTGGGTGAGAAACGTCAAGTTCTTCGTCCACGATGAAGCGGGCTGTCCTCTCGAAAAGGAAAACAACGTTTCGATGAAGCTCTACAAGACGATGGGTGAACTGGACCGCATCAGTGAAAGAATGCATGGCATGAACGACAGAAGCGGTGTGATAGATTTTGGAAGCGTCAGGGCTGGAAGGTATTACTACGTCATCGAAACGAACGCAGGGCTGGAATATCAGTACTACCAGCTACTCCAGAGGAGTTCTGGATTCGTCGAAATCACCAAGCACGGTGCAACCCCAACCCAGCTCGTTGCTGAGACGTACGCCCGAGACACGGAACTGTACAGAGCCAGAGGGCTCCTGGTGGAATTGAAAAAGCTGAAGATCAGTAATGAAAACATGTCGGAATTCTCGCTTCGAGCTGAAGCGTGGATCCAGCACGTCCAAGAAAAAGGTATCACGCTCCAAGAAATGGAAGCCTTGAAGAGGTTCAACGTTACATTGGGAGCGATGATAAACTGCGCAGGCTATGCGGACGCAGTTCAAGAGAACGCGACAGAGGATGTCGGCTTTGTCCTTCAGAAGGCCACGGCGATGGTGAGAAAGGCAGGAGAAATCATCGAGCTTCTGCAGTCAGGGAAGCACATCTTCGCGATTGCCTTCAACACTCTGATAGACATCATAACAATGAACTGGAGCGGCATCGCGGTGCGTGTGACAATAGAAGGATTGATAGATCGACTCGCAGATTATGTGAAAAATGAGCTCGTCAACGACATCATGAACCATGTCAAAGCCAAACTGCTCGAAGTCTTGAACGATCCGAGCATGATCGTGGATTATTTCGAAGAGCACGTTAGAAACTGGGTGAGACAGCGACTCGATCCGTCCCAGGTGTTCGACGTTGCTCACGATTTCATCAAGAATTCGGTCGTCACAAAAAGGTTCACCGTTTTTCTCGAGAAGCAACTGGAAGATCTTCTGTCGAATGCGATTAACTTTGTCGACACGCATGCCGGTGAATACTGGAACTATTACGAA includes:
- a CDS encoding vWA domain-containing protein, yielding MRTSVLCLMCLAGLVFARQIFLCEHEIWWPSGLWNALWCSVTVKDDAGDFVNGLKAEDFQIVERAYDEAGRFIAQKTISPPFESSSYTFGGPGFWEKSINSDRLDIAFFIDGTGSMEPHIENIKEQLHAFLDRLIEANTDFRMFVSLYETEGEPEWPIPNYRTRFFGPMMVDEIRRAIDEIGTWGEWWNLTWGYDTLLWCLNLNWRDDARKIVVIITDVYTDSVYGPNWYFRSGCVSSMSAADIALREKNIQLYYCQPLEDRMAKVELAECYSPKVNAKVKENNFDALERINPSVKRLDWPFDQNQIELKALPLVDSKYYLAWVSDWTAYRSVSKIEVDVLLKGSNVSTRFAFQPQDENLQAWVRNVKFFVHDEAGCPLEKENNVSMKLYKTMGELDRISERMHGMNDRSGVIDFGSVRAGRYYYVIETNAGLEYQYYQLLQRSSGFVEITKHGATPTQLVAETYARDTELYRARGLLVELKKLKISNENMSEFSLRAEAWIQHVQEKGITLQEMEALKRFNVTLGAMINCAGYADAVQENATEDVGFVLQKATAMVRKAGEIIELLQSGKHIFAIAFNTLIDIITMNWSGIAVRVTIEGLIDRLADYVKNELVNDIMNHVKAKLLEVLNDPSMIVDYFEEHVRNWVRQRLDPSQVFDVAHDFIKNSVVTKRFTVFLEKQLEDLLSNAINFVDTHAGEYWNYYERSMKMEEDFEEMRKELMSDLYDVSHDALIDQSNLDDWESVLIVFGETIPLIVEFIDIVELRYPELAEVKKALKGLYDVFNAIGTLTKTYEMALKVNHLDELKDRVERMLSYTF
- a CDS encoding carbohydrate ABC transporter permease, producing MAVYRKRRHALLAYLLFAPFCVLLFVFRLIPFVNSIRMIFYKWDILGTPKYIGLGNFTRMMSDKVFWSSLWHTVYFVILTVPPIVVLSFLIALLINSRISFKGFLRSAFYLPYTLTISVVCLTWQMLYNPYFGLIGRMMKAVGLQPINWLADPVWAMPAIVITTVWWTIGFCIVLYLAGLQQIPASYYEAAELDGANGFQRMFYITIPLLKRVHVLVLVTQIIASLQIFGQVYIMTGGGPAGRTRTLMQYVYEQGFRYFRMGYAQAMAFVLFLVMLVFAYLQLRLMMTSAKEELI
- a CDS encoding carbohydrate ABC transporter permease — protein: MRLKKYLLTIFAVALALLYLVPLIWMSLAYFQTEKDILAGKWIPSQWFVENYKIVLQRAKMRAWFTNSLISSVGATVGILVICIPAAYAVSRMEFPGRRILYLLSLTGFMIPTPAIVIPLYLVVRKFGLVNNLLGIIIPALPSSMAVFILSQFMKAIPLDYEEAARLDGASELDIMLKVILPMSLPAVVTVAVLHFTWIWNDFFWPLIVMTSDKMYTLPVGLVALAGSDVNIRYGPIMAANVIASLPVIVVYVFMQRYLTRGVVLSLR
- a CDS encoding ABC transporter substrate-binding protein encodes the protein MKRLLVAVLLLSFVLLASAKTTITVWTFFGGGEGFLVTELIKKFNAENPDIEVVEQIVEWGQLYNKLITAISAGDPPDVSVMHLAVLPDFASRGALTALDKYVSKEILQDYVPEIAAKAHYEGKLYAVPFDTHPLVLYYNKKLLRQAGLVGEKGEVLVPKTWDELLSYAKQAKEKLGLEVGISSEIGAMMGERLFIAYYTQLGGQIYDEKTKTLKLEFDKVKKTYEFISNLYTSGIMKTMSYDTAESLFQNNQSPFHLNGVWVMAVYPTLKDFEFGVTSIPALPGSKSYTWADSHTWVIPKKPKDDPAKIAAAVKFIEWFARNAAEWAKAGHLPVLKNVLNSEAFLGLPMRKDYAHVANLVVPAPSMKGWVEVRQKMWEIGEAVILGNMTPEAATKELIDFVKQVVED
- a CDS encoding dicarboxylate/amino acid:cation symporter, with product MTEVKGHSVWRSYRFPVVLLLSIVIGSVLGLILGKRATVLQPLGDVFLNLMFTIVVPLVLVTVTSAVASMANLRRLGKILGTMLAVFIITGLIAAVITTIVVVIYPPAKGVKLELSQAEEIQLLKTADQIVRAFTVNDFQSLLSRRNMMPLIVFSILLGLSISLLKEKAEPLVKLLNILSEAMIKMISIIMYYAPIGLGAYFAALVGDFGPQLLGAYGRAMLVYYPLSIVYFFIAFAAYSYFAAGKEGTKKFFKAIFEPAITALATQSSLATLPVNLKAAKRLGVPKDIREIVLPVGATMHMDGSCISAILKISFLFGIFGMPFSGIGTFVTAFFVAVLSGVVMSGVPGGGLIGEMLIVSLYGFPPEAFPIIAMIGYLVDPPATMVNATGDTVAAMMVTRLLEGKDWMKKKLTEAEAE
- a CDS encoding carbohydrate ABC transporter permease; this translates as MRCIWNSFIVAFLTTVGTVFLCSLTGFGLAKYSFKGRTLILLTILATMMIPFEAIMIPLYLIVTSLKMQDTYAGLIVPLLMNAFGVFMMRQFLVTFLDELIDAARIDGVSELGIYFRIILPNSTPALATLGVLTFRSQWDNLIWPLLIVQSPEKCAIPLYIIQFAMEKYTNEGAMMAAAVIASIPMFVLFLTLTKYFVPGAELFTAKKD
- a CDS encoding ATP-binding protein — translated: MIELNPRVSRTFPFVSKAIGILVAKIAAKVLVGKKLVELLKPYFPYRTRKKVWRNWKIFPANCCQHRGLRTIP